The Spirosoma sp. SC4-14 DNA window AGTAAGCACAGATAATGACTCGGCAATCCGCCAGTTTTACGACGAGGTCTATATCCAACGTTACGCTGCATATACCGCAGCGTGCCTGGCCGAAGGAATATTCTTTCGGCTCCGGTTACCGCAGCTAACGAGCCTAATCCACCATCAGTTAGCGGAAAGCCATGAATGGGCAGGCTCCGTCATAAACCGAACGTCGACTTACCAATAGTCTGTCGCGAACGCTTCTGATGCATTGTGAAGGCAACCCATATATTATTCAACCCTATGCAGGACTCTCCTCTGATTTCGTGCCTTTGTGTTACTCATAACAAACCCGAATTACTGAAACGGGCCATCCGCTGTTTTCAGCGTCAGAGTTATCCGCATAAAGAACTAATTATTGTTTACGAAGACGGCGACATGGCCTCGCACAATCTGGCCATGTCCATTCAGTCGGATACCATTCGTCCTGTTATGATCACCAACCAGCCTAAGCTGACATTGGGCCAGCTACGGAATATTGCGGTCGATGTCTGCAAAGGCGACTATTTCTGTCAATGGGACGACGACGACTGGTATCACCCACTACGAATTGAGTTGCAATGGCAGGCCATTCGTCGGAGCAATAAACCCGCCAGCGCCCTCACCTACTGGCTAATGTTCGATACATTAACCGGTGATGCTTACTGTTCCCATCATCGGATTTGGGAAGGCAGCATTCTGTGTAAAACCGACATAGCCTGCACCACAATCCGGTACCCGGATTTTGAGAAAGGCGAAGACAATCTGTTCATCCATCAACTGTATACTACCTACGGCATATGTCATTTGCCGCTTCCGTTTCTCTATATATATACCTACAATGGGCGCAATACCTGGGGTTATGACCACTTTATTAGCCTTTTCGAAAAGGCCAATAAGTTGTCTCGTTATAGCTCAGAAATTATACGGCAGACCCTGGATGAGTCTCAACCTGATTCATTACTAAAAGATGATAAGTTGTTAGATGAAATAGAGCATGTAATTTTCAGGAATCACCTGCCATCATTTCCTCCGGTTTCAGACCCCGGCTCTTCCTTTAGGCGGTTTGGCAGTGCCGGCGAATCCTGAAAATGGCCTGCCTCAGAAGCTTAATTTCTCCAGCCATTTCTAATCAACGATTACACGTTTGTTCTAAATCCAGCCTATCGTTATGGTCTCCCGGTATAAATACTTTCGTCAGCTCGATTTTATGGACTGCGGACCTACCTGTCTAAAAATGGTAGCCGCGCATTATGGCAAAGACTATTCGCTGGATTACCTTCGAGCCAACTCCTATATTACCCGTTCGGGCGTTAGTTTATTGGGAATCAGTGATGCCGCCGAACGCATTGGCTTCAAAACCCTTAAAGCCAAACTTTCGTACCGGCAACTGACTGAAGAAGCGCCCCTGCCCTGTATTTTACACTGGAATCAGGAGCACTTTGTAGTTCTATACGACGTTCGAAAGACCGGCTGGAACTGGTTGCCGGGCCGAAAACAGAAATCGGCGGATCGGCTGGTCATTGGCGACCCCGGCCACGCACTCGTAACGGTCGACAAAGACACGTTTATGAAATGCTGGTCGGGCACGGCCGACGAAAAGGGCATTAGTTTACTGCTTGAGCCAACCCCCGAATTTTATCAGTTAAAGGAAGAAACGCAGCAACGTTCTACCGGATTTCATTTTCTGTTCGAATACCTCACCCCCTACAAACGCTACATTACGCAGGTGCTGCTGGGCATGCTTATCGCCAGCATTGTGAGCATGGTATTTCCGTTTCTTACCCAAAGTCTGGTCGATTATGGAATTCATCGCCATAATCTGAATTTCATCCACCTGATTTTACTATCGCAACTCCTGTTGTTTATTGGCAACATTGCCGTCGATCTGATTCGTAACTGGATTC harbors:
- a CDS encoding glycosyltransferase family A protein, translated to MQDSPLISCLCVTHNKPELLKRAIRCFQRQSYPHKELIIVYEDGDMASHNLAMSIQSDTIRPVMITNQPKLTLGQLRNIAVDVCKGDYFCQWDDDDWYHPLRIELQWQAIRRSNKPASALTYWLMFDTLTGDAYCSHHRIWEGSILCKTDIACTTIRYPDFEKGEDNLFIHQLYTTYGICHLPLPFLYIYTYNGRNTWGYDHFISLFEKANKLSRYSSEIIRQTLDESQPDSLLKDDKLLDEIEHVIFRNHLPSFPPVSDPGSSFRRFGSAGES